In one window of Ovis aries strain OAR_USU_Benz2616 breed Rambouillet chromosome 3, ARS-UI_Ramb_v3.0, whole genome shotgun sequence DNA:
- the KRT5 gene encoding keratin, type II cytoskeletal 5, whose amino-acid sequence MSRQSTVSFRSGGSRSFSTASAITPSVSRTSFTSVSRSGGGGGGGFGRVSLGGAYGAGGFGSRSLYNLGGSKRISISASGGGFRNRFGAGAGGGYGFGGGAGSGFGFGGGAGGGGFGLGGGAGFGGGFGGPGFPVCPPGGIQEVTVNQSLLTPLNLQIDPTIQRVRTEEREQIKTLNNKFASFIDKVRFLEQQNKVLDTKWTLLQEQGTKTVRQNLEPLFEQYINNLRRQLDGILGERGRLDSELRNMQDLVEDFKNKYEDEINKRTTAENEFVMLKKDVDAAYMNKVELEAKVDALMDEINFMKMFFDAELSQMQTHVSDTSVVLSMDNNRSLDLDSIIAEVKAQYEDIANRSRTEAESWYQTKYEELQQTAGRHGDDLRNTKHEISEMNRMIQRLRSEIDNVKKQCANLQNAIADAEQRGELALKDARNKLAELEDALQKAKQDMARLLREYQELMNTKLALDVEIATYRKLLEGEECRLSGEGVGPVNISVVTNTVSSGYGGGSGFGGGLGGGLGGGLGGGLGGGLGGGGSSSFYSSSSGGVGLGGGLGVGGSGFSASSGRSLGFGSGGGSSSSVKFVSTTSSSRKSFKS is encoded by the exons ATGTCTCGCCAGTCAACCGTGTCCTTCCGGAGCGGGGGCAGCCGCAGCTTCAGCACTGCCTCTGCCATCACCCCGTCCGTCTCCCGCACCAGTTTCACCTCGGTGTCCCGCTCCGGGGGTGGCGGCGGTGGCGGCTTTGGCAGGGTCAGCCTCGGGGGTGCTTACGGTGCCGGTGGCTTTGGCAGCCGAAGCCTCTACAACCTAGGGGGCTCCAAGAGGATTTCCATCAGCGCCAGCGGCGGCGGCTTCAGGAACCGATTTGGTGCTGGTGCTGGAGGCGGCTATGGCTTTGGAGGTGGAGCCGGGAGCGGATTTGGTTTTGGCGGTGGAGCTGGCGGTGGTGGCTTTGGGCTCGGTGGTGGAGCTGGCTTTGGAGGTGGCTTCGGTGGTCCTGGCTTTCCTGTGTGCCCCCCTGGAGGCATCCAAGAGGTCACCGTCAACCAGAGTCTCCTGACTCCCCTCAACCTGCAAATCGACCCCACCATCCAGCGGGTGAGGACTGAGGAGCGGGAGCAGATCAAGACCCTCAACAACAAATTTGCCTCCTTCATCGACAAG GTGCGGTTCCTGGAGCAGCAGAACAAGGTCCTGGACACCAAGTGGACCCTGCTGCAGGAGCAGGGCACCAAGACCGTGAGGCAGAACCTGGAGCCTTTGTTCGAGCAgtacatcaacaacctcaggagACAGCTGGATGGTATCCTTGGGGAGAGAGGCCGCCTGGACTCGGAGCTCAGGAACATGCAGGACTTGGTGGAGGACTTCAAGAACAA GTATGAAGATGAAATCAACAAGCGTACCACTGCCGAGAATGAGTTTGTGATGCTGAAGAAG GATGTGGACGCTGCCTACATGAACAAAGTGGAACTAGAGGCCAAGGTCGATGCACTGATGGACGAGATCAACTTCATGAAGATGTTCTTCGATGCG GAGCTGTCCCAGATGCAGACACATGTCTCAGACACATCCGTGGTCCTGTCCATGGACAACAACCGCAGCCTGGACTTGGACAGCATCATTGCTGAGGTCAAGGCCCAGTATGAAGACATTGCCAACCGCAGCCGCACAGAAGCTGAGTCCTGGTACCAGACCAAG TATGAGGAGCTGCAGCAGACTGCAGGTCGCCATGGCGATGATCTCCGTAACACCAAGCATGAGATCTCTGAGATGAACAGGATGATCCAGAGGCTGAGATCCGAGATCGACAACGTTAAAAAACAG TGTGCCAACCTGCAGAATGCCATCGCTGACGCTGAGCAGCGTGGGGAGCTGGCCCTCAAGGATGCCAGGAACAAGCTGGCGGAGCTGGAGGACGCCCTGCAGAAGGCCAAGCAGGACATGGCACGTCTGCTGAGGGAGTACCAGGAGCTGATGAACACCAAGCTGGCCTTGGACGTGGAGATTGCCACCTACAGGAAGCTGCTGGAGGGCGAGGAGTGCAG ACTGAGTGGAGAAGGAGTTGGACCTGTCAACATCT CTGTCGTCACAAACACCGTTTCCTCAGGCTACGGTGGTGGCAGTGGCTTTGGAGGTGGCCTGGGCGGTGGCCTGGGCGGTGGCCTGGGCGGAGGTCTGGGCGGAGGTCTTGGCGGAggcggcagcagcagcttctaCTCCAGCAGCAGCGGGGGTGTTGGCCTAGGCGGTGGGCTCGGTGTCGGGGGCTCTGGCTTCAGTGCAAGCAGTGGCCGAAGCTTGGGCTTTGGCAGTGGTGGGGGCAGCAGCTCCAGCGTCAAATTTGTCTCCACCACTTCCTCCTCTCGGAAGAGCTTCAAGAGCTAA